CTGATCATAGGCGGCATTATCATGCTCTGGGCAGAGAAGCGCGATCATACTATCCAGGCCGAAACGGTCGACGACATGGACTGGAAGCTGGCCCTGAAGGTTGGTTTCGCCCAGTGCCTGGCGCTGATTCCGGGTACGTCGCGTTCGGGCGCTACCATCATCGGCGGCCTGGTCTTCGGGTTGTCGCGCAAGGCCGCGACCGAGTTTTCCTTCTTCCTGGCCATGCCGACCATGGTGGCGGCCACGGTCTATTCGCTGTTCAAGTACCGCGACATTCTGCAGATGAGCGACCTGCCAATCTTCGCCATCGGCTTCGTCAGCACCTTCATCGTGGCGATGATCACCGTGCGTGCCTTGCTCAAGTTCATCACCAACCACAGCTATGCGGTATTCGCCTGGTATCGCATTGCCTTCGGCCTGGTGATTCTGGCGACCTGGCAGTTGCACCTGATCGACTGGAGCACCGCTCAGCCGTGATGGACAACGAGCGCAAGGGGCGCCTGAAAAGCTGGGATGATGCCAAGGGCTTTGGCTTCATCCAGCCGGCAAACGGCGGTGCTGACGTTTTCGCGCACATTTCCGTCATGCGCGGTGATCGCCGCCCGCAGCCCGGGGACGATGTGCTGTTCATCGAAGGGCGCGACGAGCGTGGTCGGCCACGTGCCGCGCACCTGCGTCTGGCCGGCGAACTGAGCCTCGACCGCCAGGCCATCCGGCGCAAGCCGAAAACCCCGGACAATGCTGCACCGGCGCAGCCAAAACCCGCTGCCAAACCTGCACGCAGAGCGGCGACACAGTCAGGCGGCATCCACAGCCCAGGCAGCAAGATCGTCCTGTTTGCCTTGCTCTGCGTATTGCCAGTGCTCGCTGCCCTGCAGCTGTTCGGCAAGGGGCTCTGGTGGCTGGCGCCGC
This region of Pseudomonas wenzhouensis genomic DNA includes:
- a CDS encoding undecaprenyl-diphosphate phosphatase is translated as MDIWMAFQALILGIVEGLTEFLPISSTGHLIVVGDLLGFNGQTATAFKIIIQLGAILAVIWEFRAKVLGVVVGLPNEPKAQRFTFNLLLAFIPAVIFGLAFADLIEHWLFNPITVAMALIIGGIIMLWAEKRDHTIQAETVDDMDWKLALKVGFAQCLALIPGTSRSGATIIGGLVFGLSRKAATEFSFFLAMPTMVAATVYSLFKYRDILQMSDLPIFAIGFVSTFIVAMITVRALLKFITNHSYAVFAWYRIAFGLVILATWQLHLIDWSTAQP
- a CDS encoding DUF1294 domain-containing protein, whose amino-acid sequence is MMDNERKGRLKSWDDAKGFGFIQPANGGADVFAHISVMRGDRRPQPGDDVLFIEGRDERGRPRAAHLRLAGELSLDRQAIRRKPKTPDNAAPAQPKPAAKPARRAATQSGGIHSPGSKIVLFALLCVLPVLAALQLFGKGLWWLAPLYLSASLLSFVQYWLDKRNAQSGAQRTPENTLHLVELLGGWPGALIAQQVFRHKTRKASYQTVFWLIVGLHQLLWIDLLLFDGIYVLDHLPSLVH